The sequence ACCGGCCCGACCCGCGCCCCGCCTGGTCCACCGTGCGTGCCGCGCTCGTCCGCCCCGACGGCCATGTCGCCTGGGCGAGCGAACAGCCCGACGCCGAAGTTCTGCGGGCCGAGGCGCACGCGGCGGTATCCGCCACTCACCGCTGAGCAGGACGCCGCGACTGCCGACGGCCACCTGGCCATCGGCAGTCGCACCACCCGCACCACCCGCACCCCCCGCACCGCCAACCTCCGGGCCCGCGTCCGTACTTCGGTCCGTGCGGTGCGGATCGTGGGGCGTCGTTGAAGCCGTCAGCACAACCGCTGGCCCCGGCGATCACGTCGGCGCGGTCACCTCGGTCATCGTGCCGTCGTCCAGGGCGAGGGAGATCGCTCCCGACGCCGATCCGGTGGACGCCGACCCCCGCGCCGACACGCCCCGCCGGGTGGCTCAGCTCACCGTGGGCTCGGCCTCGACCGCCTTCCTCACCTGGTCACCGTGGAAGTACGCCTCGATCTCCGGGCGGAGAGGCGGGACCGGGACCACTCCTCCCCCGCTGCGGATAGACCGCGTTCCGGCGACACCGGCCGCCACCGACTGCCGCGCGGCGACCGGGGACGTCATCGTCGGGCCGCCCGTGAGGGCGAAACGGACGAACTCGGAGATCAGCAGCGGGTCGGCCCCGCCGTGGCCGCCCTCGGCAGGCGGCACCTCGATGATCTCGTCGGCCTCGCCCTGATAGGAGTCGGAGCGCTTGTTCCAGAGCTTGACCGTCGCGGCGTCGTCGTCGCCGAAGTTCTCCAGTCGGCCCTCGGTGCCGATGATGGTGTAGTTGCGCCAGTAGTCGGGCGTGAAGTGGCACTGCTGGTAGGAGGCGAGTACGCCGTTGTCCAGCACCAGGTTGGCCATCGAGATGTCCTCGACGTCGACCTGCGGGGCCATTTCCCGCTGGGCGGTGGGCGGCCAGTTCTCCTTGTCGTACCAGTCCCACATCCGGCGGTCGGAATTGTCCCGCCGGTCGGTGATGTCGCCGTAGACGCTCAGCGCCCCGACGGCCGAGACGGTCGTCGTGTAGCCACCGGCCAGCCAGTGGATGACGTCGATGTCGTGGGCGCCCTTCTGGAGCAGGAGCCCGGTGGACTTGGTGCGGTCGGCGTGCCAGTCCTTGAAGTAGAAATCGCCACCCGTGGAGACGAAGTGGCGGCACCAGACGGCCTTGACCTCTCCGATCCGGCCGGCGAGGACCGCGTCGCGCATGGCCCTGATCACCGGCATGTGCCGCATGTTGTGCCCGATGTAGAGACGGGTCCCGGTGCGGTACGCCGTCTCCAGGATCAGGTCCGCGCTCGCGACGGTGATCGCCATCGGCTTCTCCAGGAAGGTCGGCACCCCCGCTTCCAGCGTCCGCACCGCGTGCTCGGCGTGCAGGTGGTCGGGCGTCAGGACCATCACCGCGTCGAGGTCCATGGCCAGCAACTCGTCGATTGCGGCGGTCACCCGGACGCCGTCGCCGATCTTCTCCGCCGCGTCGGCGCGACCGCGTTCGTCGGTGTCGCACACGGCGACCACCCGCGAGCCGTTCCCCGGGTTGTGGGCATACCGCCACAGGCTCGACCTGAGCCCGAAGCCGATGATGCCGATACGTGCGTCAACCATGTGCGATGACTCCTCGTTGTGTTGCTCGGTGGCCGTCGTCCGTCGCCGGGGCGCGACCGGGTGCGGCGGCCCGCTGCGGCCCTCGCCCCCGGCGCGGGGGTCAGTGGCCCGTTCCACAAGTGATCTGGGTCCGGTAGATCTGCATGTCGCCGCCGGCGGAGTGCGGCTTGAGGCACGGGTCGTGCGCGATGTACATCACCTGGTAGTACAGGGGCTGGATGACCTGGTCGGAAAGGATGGAGCTCTCCGCCGCCCGCCAGTGCCGGTCGGCCTCCGCCGGGCTTCTGGCGGCCCACGCCTTGGCGACCTCGGAGGAGGCCGTCGGATTCGTGTATTTCAGGCGGTAGTTGGCGTCGACCATGATGGAGGCCACCCACTCCGACGCGCTCGGGAAGGACGAGCCCCACAGGGCGAGGCTGGGCCCGTCCAGGGCGTAGTTGTTGGTGTCCGCGCCGAGCGCGGCCGTCGGCCTGGGCTGCGGCTCGACCTTCAGCCCGATCCTCTTCGCCTCGTTGGAGATGGCCAGCGCCGCCTCGGCGAAGGTGGTGTCCGTGGAGTCGTAGAGGAGCGGGATGGTGCCCCTGAACCCCGACTTGTCGAGCAGTTTCCTGGCGGCGGCGGGGTCGTAGGAGCAGGTCGTGCCGCAGGGGTCGGGGCGGTAGGCGGACACCGAGTTCGGCATCAGCGAGCGGGCTGCCTGACTGGAGCCGAGGAAGAGGTTCTTGGAGATGGCGTCGCGGTCGATGATCATCGAGAACGCCTCCCGGACCTCCTTGGGGTACTTCTTGTCCAGGTAGGTCGGCCAGGTGATGTAGGTCTCCAGCGTGTTCCTGGGAACGGGGGTCAGGGCCTTGGCGCCGAGCGCGTTCCTGCCCTGGGCGATCAGGCCCGGTGGCAGGCTGCGCAGGACGGCGGTGTTCCCGGCGACCACGTCCTGGTAGGCGGTGTTGGCGTCGTTGTAGACCCGGAAGGTGATCTTGTCCGCCGCCCCCTCGGGTATCCAGCCCTTGTAGTCCTTCCGCCGCTCCACGACGGCCTCGAACTGCGGTTTCAGCTTGGTGAGGACGTAGGGACCGTTGGTGACCGGCTTCTTGTCGTAAGCGATCGGGTTCTTGAACGCCGACTCCGGCATGGGGCAGAACGGCAGAGTCGCCAGCATGTACGGCAGGTCGTTGTTGGGGGCGTCCATCGTCAGGGTGAAGGTGTCCTTGCCGGTCACCTTCAGGCCGGACAAGGTGGTCCTCTTCGCCTTCCCCTTGGCGGGATTCAGCGCCGGATAGCCCGCCACGTGCGCGTAGGCGAAGTTACTGGCCATCGCGTGGGACCCGAGCGCGGTGAAGTTGAAGGAGTCGACCCAGGTCTTCGCGGTGACCGGCGTGCCGTCGGAGAAGGTCCGGCCCGGCGCGACCTTGATCGTCCAGGTGACCCGGTCGGAGCTGGTGACGCTCTCCGCCGCGTCCATGTGGACCTTGCCGGCGTCGTCGATCCTGGTCAGCCCCTCGCACAGGGCCATGCCGATCTGGCTGCCCGGGTTCTGCGGGCCGGTGATCCGGGCGATCGTCGCCATCTGCACGGCGGTGAGGGCACCCGACCGGAGGTCGCTGCCCGAGGTGCCGTCGAGGCTGCCGCAGCTCGTCAGGGCTGTGGAGACGGCGACGACCGCGACCGCGGCGACGGCGGTTCTGGCGACTCGCAATGGTGTTCCTCTCGGGAGGACCGGGCCGCGTGCGCGGGTCCGGGCGGGCGACGGGGTCAGGAGGCCCGGTAGGGCAGGCCGATCTGGGAGGACCGCACGTCATCGGCGCGCAGGCAGGCCGCCCGGTGACCGGCGCCGATCTCGGTCAGCGCGGGGACGGTACTGGCGCAGTCGGGCACGGCGGTGTAGCAGCGGGTGTGGAACGGGCAGCCCGGCGGCGGGTCGATCGGCGACGGCGGGTCACCCTCCAGCACCACGCGGTCGATGCGGTGCCCCGGTGGCAGCCGCTTCGGCACCGCCGACAGCAGTGCCCGGGTGTAGGGGTGCGCCGAGGTGCCGTAGACGGCGTCGCACGGGCCCTCCTCCACGATCTTCCCGAGATACATCGTGACGATCCGGTCGGACATGTGCTGGACCACGTCGAGGTCGTGCGCGATGAAGACGATGGTCAGGCCGTGCTTCCGCTTGAGCCCGTTGAGCAGGTTCAGCACCTGCGCCCGGACGGAGATGTCGAGCGCGGACACCGGTTCGTCGCAGACCAGCAGGTCGGGGCCGAGCGCCAGCGCCCGCGCGATACCGACGCGCTGGAGCTGGCCGCCGGAGCACTCGTGCGGGTACTTGTCCGCGTGCGCCGGGTCCAGCCCGACGTCGGCCATCAGCTCGTCGACCCGGTCGTGGACGCGCTGCCGCGGCAGCGACTTGTGGGTGAGGATGCCCTCCGCGATCGATTCACGGATCGTCCGGCGCGGGTTGAGCGAGGCGAACGGGTCCTGGAAGATCAGCTGGACGCCCCGGTGGAAGGCGCTCTTCTCCGCGCGGCTCATCCCGGCGACGTCGCGTCCCTTCCACAGCACCCGCCCCGAGGCCGGTTGCTCCAGCCCGACGATCAGCTTGGCGAGAGAGGACTTCCCGCAGCCCGACTCGCCGACGACGCCGACGGTCTCACCGGCCGTCACGTCGAGCGTCACGCCGTCGACTGCCCGGACCGTGCCTGTCCGGCGGGCACCGAACGTGGAGCTCTTCGGCTTGTACGCCTGCTTGACGTCCTCAAGCGCCAGCAACCTGGTAGTCATCCATGGCCTCCTTCCAGTGGTGACAGGCCGCCGTGCGGCCGGCGGACACCCGGTGCGCGGGCGGGGCCTCCCCGCGGCACAGATCGGTGGCGAAACGGCAGCGGGGGTGGAAGCCGCATCCGGTGGGCCGGTTGTCCAGCTGAGGGGGCAGCCCCGGGATGGTCGGCAGGTCCGCCCCCCGGTGCTCCGGCCCGGGGATCGAGCCGAGCAGGCCGATCGTGTACGGGTGCGCCGGCCGGTCCAGCAGTTCGGCGATCGGTGCCTGTTCGACCGCGCCGCCCGCGTACATCACCAGTGCCTCCTCGGCGATGTGGGCGGCGACTCCGAGGTCGTGGGTGATGAGCATGAGGCTCATGTCACGCTCCCGCTGGAGTTCCGCGAGCAGGTCGAGGATCTGTGCCTGGACGGTGACGTCGAGCGCGGTGGTCGGCTCGTCGGCGATGAGGAGTCTGGGCTCCAGGGCCAGCGCCATGGCGATCATGATCCGCTGCCGCATGCCACCGGAGAACTGGAAGGGGTAGTGCCTGGCGCGGTTCGCGGCGTCCGGTATCTTCACCGCCCGCATCATGTCGACGGCGGCGGTCTCCGCGTCCCGGCGGCTCGCGCCGCGGTGGATGCGGTACACCTCGGCGATCTGCCGGACCACCGGCACCACGGGATTCAGCGCGGAGAGCGCGTCCTGGAAGACCATGGCGACGTCGGCGCCCCGCACCTTGCGGAACGCCTTGGGCGCGAGGGCCAGCAGGTCGACGCCGTCGAGCAGGACGCGCCCGCCGGTGACGCGCGCCGGTGGCGTCGGCAGGATGCCCATGATCGCCTTGGCGGTGACGCTCTTGCCGCAACCGGACTCCCCCAGCACGGCCAGGGTCCTGCCGCGCTCGATGCTGAAGCTGAGGTTCTGGACGGCGGGCAGCCGGCGGTCGCCGGAGCGGAACTCGATGCCCAGGTTCTCGACGTGGAGCAGCGGGTGTTGCCGCGGGTTGTTCATCAACGCCCCCTGGGGTCGAGCACGTCACGCAGGTTCTCGCCGAGCACGACGAAGGCGAGGGTGGTCAGGCCGAGCATTCCGGCCGGGAAGAACATCAGGTGCGGCGCGATCTGCCAGTTGCCGTTGGTACTGGCGGCCGCGATCTGGACGCCCCAGGAAAACGTCGGGAGCTTGATCCCGACTCCGAGGATGGAGAAGCCCGCTTCCGCCGTCATGGCGGCGCCGACGCCGAGAGTCGACATCACGACCAGCGGTGTGATCGCGTTGGGGACGACGTGCCGTCGCAGGATTCCCCAGTGCCCGACCCCCAGCACACGGGCGGCCTGTACGTATTCGAGTTGTTTGACCTGGAGCACCGAGCCGCGCAGGTACCGCATCGTTCCGGCCCAGGTGAAGAGGACCAGGACGAAGACGATGGTCCAGACGGTCCGGGACCTGAACTGGTAGAGGATCACCAGGCTGGCGATCCCGACCGGAACGCCCAGCACGATGTCGGCGATACGGGAGATGACGGTGTCCACGAGGCCGCCGAAGTATCCGGCGAGCGCACCGGCGACCGTCGCGATGACGAACGTGAAGAGCGCCACCAGCAGGCCGACCTCCAGGGAGATCCGCGCTCCGTGGACCACGTTGGAGAAGTAGTCGCACCCCTGCATGTCGAAGCCGAAGGGGTGCCCCTCACGGGGGCCCAGCCTGGACTGGATGAGCGAGCAGTCCCGCGGGTCGGTGCGGGTGAAGAGCCCCGGTGCGACGGCCATCAGCCCGACCGCCGCGATGATGAGGACGGAGAGGATGAAGAACGGCTGGCTCCGGGTGCGGCGCAAGCCCTCGGCCATCAGCCCGCGGCGCTTCTCGCCGCCCCGCGGGGGGACCGGTGTCTCGGGTACGGCCCCGGTCGCGACCAGGGCCTCGACGGCATCAGACATGACGGACCCTCGGGTCGATGATCGGATAGAGCAGGTCGACCAGGAGCGCGGTCACCAGGTAGAAGAGCAGCAGGAACACCGAGACGCCGACGACGACCGGCCCCTGCTGCTGCGCGATCGCGGTGGACAGGGTGCCGCCGAGGCCGGGCAGGTTGAAGATGGTCTCGATCAGTACGGAGCCGCCGAGCAGACTGGCCAGGCTCAGCCCCAGGTAGGTCACCACCGGCAGGAACGCGTTCCGCAGTGCGTGCAGCCAGACCACGCGGCCCGGTGACGCGCCCTTGGCCCGTGCTGTCGTGATGTAGTCCGCCTTCAGGACGTCGACCAGGCTCGTCCGGGTGAGTCTGGCCAGCGGTGCGGCGGTCTCCAGCGCCAGTACCAGCGCCGGCATCACGAACGCCTTCGGGAAGCCGGACTGCACTCCCGCGATCGGCAGCAAGTGTCCCTTGATGCCGACCAGGTACTGGGCGAAGTAGGCGACGAGGAAGCTCGGTACGGCGAGGAAGAGGACGGTGAAGAGCAGGTTGAACTTCTCCGGGATGCCGTCCTTGCGCAGCCCGGCCCATACCCCCATCAGCACACCGATGACGATCTTCAGCACGAAGGCGGAGAGCGCGAGCGCCAGGGTGTAGGGGAAGGCGGTCTTGATCAGCTCGGTGACCGAGTTGTCGTTGAAGTCGTAGCCGAAGTTCCCGTGCAGGACGTTGCCCAGGTACTTCCCGTACTGCACGAAGAACGGGTCGTCCAGGTTGTACTGGTCCCGGATGGCGGTGATGCTCGACGGCGAGAGCCGCTTGTTGCCGCCCGCGAGGGCGAGCACCGGATCGCCGGGCACCAGGAAGACCAGCAGGTAGATCAGGAGCGTCGAGCCGACGACGGTCGGGATCATGAACAGCACGCGCGTGATCGTGTACCTCAGCACCGGCTTTCCTCCTCGTTCTCGCGGGTGGAGTGGGTGACGGGGGCGGCTGGCGGGTCGACGCGGCAGCGCTCCCCGTCACGCAGCAGCGAGAGCCAGGCCGCCTGGACCGCCGCCAGCGTGGCCCGCGCCTCCAGGACCGAGCGGGCGGGTCCGGGGGTGGCCGCCGACGGGTGCGGCAGCGGCTCGGGCGGGGACAGGGGCACAGGTCCCGGCGGTTCGGAACCCCCGGCCCGGATGAACCGCACGTCGTCGCCGACGCCCTCCAGCCGCCCCGCCGTTCCCACGACGGTGTAGAAGCGCCGGCCGGGACCGGCAGCCCAGCCGCGCAAGTACCCGGCGGACACCCCGTTGTCCAGCGTGAACGCGATCGCCGAGACCTGCGGCTCGCCGCCCTCCCGCCCGGCCGGGCCGGGCGCGGAACCGACAGCGCCGCAGGACTCGGTGGTGCCCCGGGCGAGCCAGTGGAGCACGTCGACATCCGAGGCGAGCTGATCCCTTGTCACCGCTTCTCCGTCAGCGGCGAGATGGCGGCACCAGACAGCAGTGACGTCGCCGACCAGTCCGGCGTCGACGCAGGCCCTGAGGGTGCGGACGGCCGGGGATCTGCGCGGTGCGTGGTCGACGGCCAGCGACACGCCGTCGCGGACCGCCACCTCCAGCAGCTCGTCCAGCTCGTCCAGCGCGGGCGGCGGCGCCGCGAGCGTGACCGCGATCCCGCGCGCCAGTACGGCCCTCGCCGCCTCGGCGCGCGCAGGTCCCGCCAGATCGACGAACACGTGCTCGGGCGCGGGGTCGAGGGCCAGCAGGTCGGCCACGTCGGCGTGGCCGCGGATGCCGCTCGCCCACGGCGCCGCCCTGACCGCCTCGCCCAGCGCGCCGCCGCCGTCCAGCAGGGCGAGCCGCGGCACGGCCGGGGACCGGTCGTCGCCGCGGCTGAGGTCGGGGCGCACGCGCGGCGGCGCCACTCCGTCGGTGCCGTAGATCGCGGTGGAGAAGTCCTCGAAGGCACGATGGGCGGCACCGACGCTGACCCCGTCCCGGCCGAGCGAGGCCGGGGTGATCACGACGTCGAGCTCGCCCGCGCCCTCGGCGAACTCGCCGACCGCCGCCGCCAGGTCGGGCCCGAGCAGTTGCCCGTACCGGGCGAGTTCGCCGCCGAGCACGACCACGTCGGGATCGACGGCCAGTACGAGTGCGGCGATCGCGGGGGTCATGGCGGAGACCAGCACTTGCTGCGTCCTGATGCCCTCGGCGTCCGACGGATCGGCGAGCAGCCGCTCCAGGGGCCGTGAGATCCGGGCGATGGACTCGTTCAGCGGCCCGGCGGGGACCTCGATGTCGCTGAACGACCGGAGGAGGCCGACCTCACCGGCGCTGCTGTGGCGGCCCCGGAGCACCGCTCCGTCGACCGTGATCCGGGCCGAGACGTGGTGCCAGGTGAGCGCGTACACGCCGGTCCCGGCGCCCTCCAGCGCGCCGAAGCGCGACTCGGCCGCGGCGGCGAGCGACAGGTCGTTGTCGACGGCAGCGGGGACGCCGAGCAGGTCGGTGAAGCGTGCCGCCAGGTTGGTGCCGACCCAGGAGCCGACCGGTGACGTCAGGATCTCGCCGTCCCGGCTCACGAGCCCCGCCACCCCGATCCCGGCGGCCCGCAGGTCGGCACGGCTGAACCCGGCGCGAGCGAGCGTCTCCTCGATGACGGCCACCACCGGCCCGAGCTCCGGGGCGGCATCGGTGCAACTGGGCCGCCCCGAAGGGCCGAGCGCGACGGTACGTCCCGCCAGATCGGTGAGCAGGACGCGCATCTCGGCCCCGCTCAGGTCGACGCCGACGACGACGCCCGTCTCGGCCCGGAACCTGGACTGCCTGGCCGGCCGCCCACCGGCCTCGCCGTGCTGTACCTGGTCCGCCGCGGTCTCGACCAGGCCCTCGGCGGTGAGATCCGCCAGCGCCGCCTCGACGGTCGGCCGCGACAGCCGCGCCCGGGCCGCTGTCTCGGCGACGGTGGCCCGGCCGAGGTCCCGGATCGCGGCGACGCAGAGCGCCCGGGAACCGTTCACCCGCTTTCCGTCCGAACTTGCCACGCAACGGCCTCCTCGCTCGCACCGCCAGGACACGACACACGGGTTTCGCAGCAGCTTTCTTATTGCTTAAGAAGACTGTTGCGTAACAGAGTCGGGCTGGTGCCGTCCTGAATCAAGACACCGTCCGGCATGTGGACACCCTCTGAGTGCCCTTCGTGCCCTGGGGAGTTGACGCGGTGGCCGGCCTCCGCGTCCCGCCGCCCGCTGCGACCGGTCCGTTCACCCGGCCTCCTGGGAGGACATTCGACGGTGCGGCGCGCAGACTCCCGGGGCGCTCGTCGGGCGGGGGCGGCTGCGTCACGGAAGCGGTGGTCGGCCTTGCCGGTCCAAGGAGAACGACCGGGTGGTGCACCCGCACTGCGGCCAGGCCGAGTCCACATGCCTCGACCCGGCGGGCCAAAGGCCGTTGCCCGCCCGCCGCGCGGCGACGAGAAGGATTCCGTCCCCAAGGCGTCGACCAGACGGTTGAGTTGTACCGCACGCGCGGCGTTCCCCTGGAAGACGAACACCAACGGCTTCACGCCGCGTGCGAGGACGGTGCACGGCGTGGTGGAGGTGGAGGGCCGGGTCTGCCGCTGGCGCCCTGGCATCCGTGCAGCCGTATGCGACGGACCCCGCAGGGCAGTTCACGGGCCGGGCTCACTCCCCCGGCTGTCGGCACCAGGGCCGCGACCGAGGTCTCACGACCTCACCCTGGAGGTCCGGTGGGTCCTGGCCGCCCCGGCCTGGGAAGGGGCATTGTCTCGCTTGTGGCCGGACTCCAGAAGGGGACGCCCTCATCTCCCCTGACGACTGGTGCGACTCGGCTGCCGAGGGGAGGCAGTGGAACCGCTTCATCCGCCGTCCTCTGCCGCAACGGGAAGCGGCGGTCGCCGATGTGCGGCCCTCGTCGTCAGCGCTCTGAAGATCATTGCTCGGTCACAACGGCCGCCCGGACCAGGGGCGAGGGGACACCCGGCCCGGGCGGGGTCTGCTCAGTCCCCCCAGGGGGACTCGTACCGGCGGGCCAGCTCCCGGGCCTCCTCGGCCGTCAGCAAGCGCGCGGCGCTGCTCCCCAGGGCGAGGAGGAGCGCGGCCGTCTCCTCCAGTTCCACGACCGTCTCGACGGCCGCCCGCACGCTCGTGCCCGTCACGACGGGGCCGTGGTTCTGGAGGAGTGCGGCGCGGAAGGGGAAGGGCAGCGCGCGCATCCGCTCGGCCTGCTCGCGATCCCCGGGAGGCGCGTAGGGCAGTAGTGGTGTCTGGCCCACGCGCATCACGAAGTACGGCGTCAGGGGCGGCAGGGCGCTCTTGTCCGACCAGGGTTCCAGACAGGAGGCCCCGGTCGCCTGCCGGGAGTGGAGGTGCACGACGGCCCGCGCCTCCGCGTCGCGCTGGTAGAAGGCCGTGTGGAGCGGGAACTCCTTGGACGGGCGGGGGCCGGACACGAGAGCGCCGTCCAGATCGAGGACGCTGAGAGCGTCGGGGTCGATGCGCGACAGGTCGGTCCCCGTGGGGGTGATGCAGACGCGGTCCCCTTCCCGGACGCTGAGGTTGCCGGAGGAGCCCGGGCTCAGCCCGAGCGCCGCGAGGTGGGCGCCGGCTGCCGCGAGCGCGGCCCGCTGGGAGGTCATGCGAGGGTGCTCCATGCTTCCGTGAAGATGTCGGTGCTGCCGAAGTTG comes from Streptomyces sp. Tu6071 and encodes:
- a CDS encoding Gfo/Idh/MocA family protein, which produces MVDARIGIIGFGLRSSLWRYAHNPGNGSRVVAVCDTDERGRADAAEKIGDGVRVTAAIDELLAMDLDAVMVLTPDHLHAEHAVRTLEAGVPTFLEKPMAITVASADLILETAYRTGTRLYIGHNMRHMPVIRAMRDAVLAGRIGEVKAVWCRHFVSTGGDFYFKDWHADRTKSTGLLLQKGAHDIDVIHWLAGGYTTTVSAVGALSVYGDITDRRDNSDRRMWDWYDKENWPPTAQREMAPQVDVEDISMANLVLDNGVLASYQQCHFTPDYWRNYTIIGTEGRLENFGDDDAATVKLWNKRSDSYQGEADEIIEVPPAEGGHGGADPLLISEFVRFALTGGPTMTSPVAARQSVAAGVAGTRSIRSGGGVVPVPPLRPEIEAYFHGDQVRKAVEAEPTVS
- a CDS encoding peptide ABC transporter substrate-binding protein, whose amino-acid sequence is MRVARTAVAAVAVVAVSTALTSCGSLDGTSGSDLRSGALTAVQMATIARITGPQNPGSQIGMALCEGLTRIDDAGKVHMDAAESVTSSDRVTWTIKVAPGRTFSDGTPVTAKTWVDSFNFTALGSHAMASNFAYAHVAGYPALNPAKGKAKRTTLSGLKVTGKDTFTLTMDAPNNDLPYMLATLPFCPMPESAFKNPIAYDKKPVTNGPYVLTKLKPQFEAVVERRKDYKGWIPEGAADKITFRVYNDANTAYQDVVAGNTAVLRSLPPGLIAQGRNALGAKALTPVPRNTLETYITWPTYLDKKYPKEVREAFSMIIDRDAISKNLFLGSSQAARSLMPNSVSAYRPDPCGTTCSYDPAAARKLLDKSGFRGTIPLLYDSTDTTFAEAALAISNEAKRIGLKVEPQPRPTAALGADTNNYALDGPSLALWGSSFPSASEWVASIMVDANYRLKYTNPTASSEVAKAWAARSPAEADRHWRAAESSILSDQVIQPLYYQVMYIAHDPCLKPHSAGGDMQIYRTQITCGTGH
- a CDS encoding ABC transporter ATP-binding protein; the protein is MTTRLLALEDVKQAYKPKSSTFGARRTGTVRAVDGVTLDVTAGETVGVVGESGCGKSSLAKLIVGLEQPASGRVLWKGRDVAGMSRAEKSAFHRGVQLIFQDPFASLNPRRTIRESIAEGILTHKSLPRQRVHDRVDELMADVGLDPAHADKYPHECSGGQLQRVGIARALALGPDLLVCDEPVSALDISVRAQVLNLLNGLKRKHGLTIVFIAHDLDVVQHMSDRIVTMYLGKIVEEGPCDAVYGTSAHPYTRALLSAVPKRLPPGHRIDRVVLEGDPPSPIDPPPGCPFHTRCYTAVPDCASTVPALTEIGAGHRAACLRADDVRSSQIGLPYRAS
- a CDS encoding ABC transporter ATP-binding protein → MNNPRQHPLLHVENLGIEFRSGDRRLPAVQNLSFSIERGRTLAVLGESGCGKSVTAKAIMGILPTPPARVTGGRVLLDGVDLLALAPKAFRKVRGADVAMVFQDALSALNPVVPVVRQIAEVYRIHRGASRRDAETAAVDMMRAVKIPDAANRARHYPFQFSGGMRQRIMIAMALALEPRLLIADEPTTALDVTVQAQILDLLAELQRERDMSLMLITHDLGVAAHIAEEALVMYAGGAVEQAPIAELLDRPAHPYTIGLLGSIPGPEHRGADLPTIPGLPPQLDNRPTGCGFHPRCRFATDLCRGEAPPAHRVSAGRTAACHHWKEAMDDYQVAGA
- a CDS encoding ABC transporter permease, which produces MSDAVEALVATGAVPETPVPPRGGEKRRGLMAEGLRRTRSQPFFILSVLIIAAVGLMAVAPGLFTRTDPRDCSLIQSRLGPREGHPFGFDMQGCDYFSNVVHGARISLEVGLLVALFTFVIATVAGALAGYFGGLVDTVISRIADIVLGVPVGIASLVILYQFRSRTVWTIVFVLVLFTWAGTMRYLRGSVLQVKQLEYVQAARVLGVGHWGILRRHVVPNAITPLVVMSTLGVGAAMTAEAGFSILGVGIKLPTFSWGVQIAAASTNGNWQIAPHLMFFPAGMLGLTTLAFVVLGENLRDVLDPRGR
- a CDS encoding ABC transporter permease — translated: MLRYTITRVLFMIPTVVGSTLLIYLLVFLVPGDPVLALAGGNKRLSPSSITAIRDQYNLDDPFFVQYGKYLGNVLHGNFGYDFNDNSVTELIKTAFPYTLALALSAFVLKIVIGVLMGVWAGLRKDGIPEKFNLLFTVLFLAVPSFLVAYFAQYLVGIKGHLLPIAGVQSGFPKAFVMPALVLALETAAPLARLTRTSLVDVLKADYITTARAKGASPGRVVWLHALRNAFLPVVTYLGLSLASLLGGSVLIETIFNLPGLGGTLSTAIAQQQGPVVVGVSVFLLLFYLVTALLVDLLYPIIDPRVRHV
- a CDS encoding ROK family protein produces the protein MASSDGKRVNGSRALCVAAIRDLGRATVAETAARARLSRPTVEAALADLTAEGLVETAADQVQHGEAGGRPARQSRFRAETGVVVGVDLSGAEMRVLLTDLAGRTVALGPSGRPSCTDAAPELGPVVAVIEETLARAGFSRADLRAAGIGVAGLVSRDGEILTSPVGSWVGTNLAARFTDLLGVPAAVDNDLSLAAAAESRFGALEGAGTGVYALTWHHVSARITVDGAVLRGRHSSAGEVGLLRSFSDIEVPAGPLNESIARISRPLERLLADPSDAEGIRTQQVLVSAMTPAIAALVLAVDPDVVVLGGELARYGQLLGPDLAAAVGEFAEGAGELDVVITPASLGRDGVSVGAAHRAFEDFSTAIYGTDGVAPPRVRPDLSRGDDRSPAVPRLALLDGGGALGEAVRAAPWASGIRGHADVADLLALDPAPEHVFVDLAGPARAEAARAVLARGIAVTLAAPPPALDELDELLEVAVRDGVSLAVDHAPRRSPAVRTLRACVDAGLVGDVTAVWCRHLAADGEAVTRDQLASDVDVLHWLARGTTESCGAVGSAPGPAGREGGEPQVSAIAFTLDNGVSAGYLRGWAAGPGRRFYTVVGTAGRLEGVGDDVRFIRAGGSEPPGPVPLSPPEPLPHPSAATPGPARSVLEARATLAAVQAAWLSLLRDGERCRVDPPAAPVTHSTRENEEESRC
- a CDS encoding class II aldolase/adducin family protein; its protein translation is MTSQRAALAAAGAHLAALGLSPGSSGNLSVREGDRVCITPTGTDLSRIDPDALSVLDLDGALVSGPRPSKEFPLHTAFYQRDAEARAVVHLHSRQATGASCLEPWSDKSALPPLTPYFVMRVGQTPLLPYAPPGDREQAERMRALPFPFRAALLQNHGPVVTGTSVRAAVETVVELEETAALLLALGSSAARLLTAEEARELARRYESPWGD